Proteins encoded by one window of Oreochromis niloticus isolate F11D_XX linkage group LG17, O_niloticus_UMD_NMBU, whole genome shotgun sequence:
- the dram1 gene encoding DNA damage-regulated autophagy modulator protein 1, which translates to MYWFKQGLCALPAFLVVWSSATFIICYIIAIYRHDVDVIFPYISDTGVSPPESCIFGLMTFISACAGVGTIYARYKHVELLREDATNVSASLNKATLWLGVISCFGMCIVATFQETVLQIVHDIGAILFFVGGIVYIILQCVISFRAYPYGSSKNVLCVRVAIASLAAVAFIPTVICAFYVKQTELHRQKHDEDYPFHVASAVCEWIVAFTFVFFFFTYIHDFKFFTLRVKAELED; encoded by the exons ATGTATTGGTTCAAACAAGGTCTGTGCGCCCTGCCAGCATTCCTGGTCGTCTGGTCCTCCGCCACTTTCATTATTTGTTATATCATCGCGATTTACAGGCACGACGTCGACGTAATCTTCCCATACATAAG cGACACGGGTGTCAGCCCCCCAGAAAGCTGCATTTTTGGTCTGATGACTTTTATTTCTGCATGTGCAG GTGTGGGCACAATTTATGCCAGATACAAGCACGTGGAATTGCTGAGGGAGGACGCCACTAATGTGAGCGCAAGCCTCAACAAAGCAACGCTTTGGCTTGGTGTGATCTCATGTTTTGGCATGTGCATTGTTGCTACTTTCCAA GAAACAGTACTGCAAATAGTCCATGATATTGGAGCAATACTGTTTTTTGTCGGTGGCATTGTGTACATTATCCTCCAGTGTGTTATATCATTTCGAGCCTATCCATATGGGTCCTCCAAGAATGTGCTTTGTGTGCGGGTCGCCATCGCCTCCCTTGCTGCTGTGGCATTTATACCCA CTGTCATCTGTGCATTTTACGTGAAACAAACGGAGCTGCACAGACAAAAGCATGACGAG GACTATCCCTTCCATGTAGCCAGTGCAGTATGCGAGTGGATTGTTGCCTTTacctttgtcttcttcttcttcacataCATTCATGATTTCAAG